ATGATgttgaatcaaatcaaatcatcaatattcatgacgATCTAAAAGATTGAAAGCAAAATGTCATACCGATTAACATAATAGAGATATTTCAAAGGCCAATTTGGTGTTGatagttttcaatcttagaaaataatgtgaaaaatattcatataatttacaaattaaaatataatgtataattacgACAAAACCAATAACCTTTACTTaccttatgtattttcaaggataaatgtGACTGCTTGTTAACCAAAGAAAACACGTACGTCACTGTTCTTGCCGCCAAAGGTCATTAACGAAACACatgataataattttgaatttatttctaaacacgTTAGAATAAATTTTGTAAGATGATATcaaattgaattaagttttaggttttaaaaacgtaaatatacttagagaagctatatttttatatgtaaaagatatgagtttgtttatttatcatgATCGGCAATGCCATTTCTGAGACcaggttttaaatatttctttgtagcTCTCCAATTTGATCAATAGTTTGggtatttatagaatttaatgaATCTATGAAGTTTCTACTGCGGTTGGTCATACAGTACTGTACACAGTAAAATGGTCATAACGTTTTGTTTTTACTCGAAAATAGCCTTCCATAAATCAGTAATGATTGTTGTTCCAGGTTTAACATGTTTCACAATTAATGGAATTAGTGATTCTTGtagccatttaaaacattgcttaatgtttataaaaacatcttGAGCCAATGCATGCATATTGATTGCCATTTTTTTTGTCATTCTCACTAGCATTCCCTTGcataaatgaaataacaacagctggtaatgacgtcactagtcTAAGTAAAGAAAGCTGGCttaattatgaatacaaatatCGTATTCaatagtattgatatttaaatttgataatcaTCATCCCGATTGTGtttgtggccgcttattatactgtagcgtAGCCGATTAAAGAAAAGGTAAACAAAAATACTACTAGAGTTTTAATCCTACTAGAGTCAgtcataattttatgttttaccaTAGCCTAGTTAGTGACAGATGGCCTAACCATTTTTCATGATCCCTCATTCTACAAGGTAGAGTTCAGTCAAATTTAAATCACAGATTTAAACTATTTGGACTCCCTTATGCACAGTATATTAATCTGGACCTTGTTTATTGAGAACTCCGGGTTATCCAGATCAGTTTTACAGAATGGTAGGAGTCCAattatttgaagaataaaaagttttgcagcataatttgttttttttttaaatcatgtttggTGCCCAGATTAATCCGTacaacataacaaattaaaagttaagcCTAACTAAACCTATCACTTGAGAGTTTGGAAAAATGTTGGTATTGgtgaaaatttttgtttgtcttaTAGGAAACAATGTGATCAATTGTAGATAGTAACAAGAAAATCATAGAACAAAATTCTTATTTGACCTGAGTACAATCAGATATTATTTTATCTTGTCAAATAGTTGACCTAGCACATgtagctataggcttgaaatttttcatgcaacttcaatgaagcctgttacatGACTTCCTGCTATAATGATTGTTGAGTgttattgaaacctatcactcatgatcaaatatcaatttaatttctgtctgtctgcataacATATTGAAAATGATCTGAcctagactttaaattttgcatatgaAGCTTTATATCTATATAATGAACATCAAGTTTGATGGTGCATTTTACTCTATGGGATTAGGCTGATTGTgaataaacagttttacattggtcttttgtGTAACCAGTTTGGCAACcagtaaatcataaaataaacaaatttgttaataaaggGAGCTCAATAATGgtgtagactttaataagcggcctacacttgttattcggttgtttttatctaATGGCTTAATGTTTTAATCTGAACGAAGGATTaattagatactacaatttacgTTACTTAATTtaagcatatgatttcaacttgttagttatagtaattttaatgtaaacaataaacatgaagaaataactaatattttgagactgaaaatggcgatgaatatgagaaaaatatgtgagatatttctcacaagtgacagATTTTTTTAAGTGGCTTCATCATGTGGGTTTGGCTCttggtaacccatggggagaattctttcctccatttcacaaaagcggttactcattgatatcaagctgggcaagttgtaaatattgtaaggtttctttgatatctaagtctaggccatagttaattttgttgttttgtaatgttagtgttaaatttatgttttttaaattttaatgtacgagattcttcttgttacggtaatttatttatcttattttgtatgatttttacaagtcaagttggataatatatccaATTGTTTGATAAAACCAATCGAAAaatgagtgtaggccgcttattataGTCTCCCCTAATAATGTAGCAATTTTACATGTGGTATTTGGTGGATTGGTTGCTAAGACTTTTGTTACATTCTATCAACCTTTAATGCTCAGTTGtctctgtatatttatatatagttagaCAAGATAGATGACTTTGTAGTATCACTAGAAaaaggaatacgacattttccaatatataattttttatatatttatataaaaaattatatataaaatttccaatatatatttatataaaaaattatatattggaaaatgttgtattcctttatctagtgatactacaataaatagttattccaatgctccaagattctacattctacAAGATAGATGACGGTGTAGATTTCTACATAGCATTTGGCtgagtattaaaaaaagtatataattcgTGGTAATATCGAGATTGAATTGAGCTATTCCTGGCCTAATTCTTATTTATTGAGGTGTAATTAAGATCTAAGATTGTCATTTTTTTGCATTAGTCCTCAGAAATAGTGATATAGGGTGGGTTGAATAAATGGATATTCTTCCCAATAACTATAGGCTATCTGATCTCAGAAATGATTGTAGACATCTTGCTTAGTCAGGTAAGGATATACCATCACTCTCTGTTGTATTATATCTCAGAcgtatatgttttatgttgtctTTAGATATTAATACAGCAGATATTATGAGGTGCAGATATATGGATTTCTcctaaaaacttattattaatgaGGAATGCATGGGGATATTTTAGTAAAAGCTTCATCCATTTTAGAGACTTCCTGAGCTTCTGACCTTGAGTCAACAAGATCGGAAATGTGGCAGAAATGATGAATTTCTATGGTGACCATCTCTGGTCTGGAGATTCTGAAATACATGACAATTGTCAAAATGGTTCATTCTATATAGTTCAACAGCATTTCTCATTAAGAATAGGTTATGCAAGATGAGCAGCAAATGTAAATTATAGGACAGAGTCCAGTTTGTTTGTGTTTAGTTCTGTAATGTTTGAAATGAAATTCAAATCTTAGCTTCTCTCTTATGAAGATCTTGTTAACTAGAATGTAATAGGTACTATTCTCTAGTACAAAATCATTTCTTCGTTAAAGGAATACTGCTATCAGAACAAATCTATTTCAGGACAAAGCAAACATTTAATGATCTCTTAGTCAAGTAGATTTTGTATTGATTTCagctgaatatttattttaaggttattttacaTGATGGTCTCAAACCCAAGTGTTGTCAGGCATTGTATGTTTCCTAGATActaaacatttatgtatttaataaaacaataaaaaaattaaaacatgaaatttttgtGAGAccacttttttattgtattttgaggaTATTTTACAGTTGGTTGATTTTTCAGAAATcctcttcaaattttaaaatctagggGTATTAATCGTTATCTTCATCTGATGGTTGGTCTTCAAATAATGACCCATCCAAAACGAATAGAAAATACCGACACCCAGAGTAGGCAATAAAGAGGACCATAAATGATAAAGCTCTTGCTGCTGCTAATGCCAGGTAGACGACAACTCTCATGGCGATGACTGCTcagaaaattatttcttattttgtgaGAGATTTGactttgtaaataattgaattcAAAGAAGAAATTTACATCATTTCATCAATCACTTCTCTTCTCTCTGTGAAAATTTTGCTGTCTTAAATTTTGTCTATATAATATGTtggtataaaatacatttgttagaAATacctgtttaattttaaattttgcactgaAATTAATTACTTTGGATTGAATAATGTGTATCCATGGCAGTTGTTTCtgaatacttttatttgtttctttataaatttaatatggttAATAATTTGATGTATATGAAAACTAGCGCGATTATTTGTtcttaatcaatttaatattcaatCCTCATTTAAATGAATTACTCTGTTTTGTTAATAAGTATTTTCATCTTGAACACTTTTTCTGatgaactgaaataaaattgaactaaaatcaatgactataaatattatgtaatttgttgGTTTGGTTGTTTTTCAGACTGAGGagtattcaaaaagtataaaacattttgtcagCAAAAGAAATTTAATCATCTGGAGTTTTAATACTCTTATAGGCTACTCTTCAAAATTATGTTCCTAGTAGTCCACACAGTTTTATCATACTTCACGGAAACCCCTCTGGAATGTGTTATATAGAATAGAGAATAGTGTTCAGATAGACAGTAGCATtaggtatatttttttttctttattcaagTAGATTCCTTTCAGAggccaaaataaataaaaggtctTATTGGGAGCCAAGTCAGGGGATGTAGGGGATTTCATGAAACAACAGGCATTTTTTTTGTGTGGCAAGGGAAGTCTGAATAAGACAATCAAAATGGGTGGGTACATTATGGTGATTACTGTGTGCAGATCCGGTCTTTGCATTGTACAGCATCACAAGTGTGGTGCAGAACTTCCAGCTAATATTACTTAGTGATGGTTTTACCTTGTGCATACTATAATGATACACCAACCTACAGGAGTTGAAAGCACTCAATCTAACCTTGACCAGACTGTAGACCTGCTGAGTTTTTTGGCATCAAGATGATTATGGTACTCCATAAGTTTATGCTTGCTTAAAGACATTTTCATTTCGGCTTGTTTTAGGATCTGCCTGGATGTGGTTCATTGGCAGCCATCATTGTATTATTCTTTTGTCTGAATTGCATATGGTATTGTCCCCGAAAGCCTGCCCGCTGAATCTTATGAATGGTTTCTGCTTCACCTAGCTTTTGGCTACATGTAATGCTATATCACTGCACAGTTTCctgtaatattactatttaataaaatcaaagtaaatttCCTCTCTCTGGTTGACTGGTACTCTCTGCTGGCACCAGTGCACAACTATATATGATAGTTGTCCCCAAAACTCCACCAAAGCATGCCATCCACGCTTCATTTATTTAAGCGTAAACAAAAGAAGGTTTGAATATGTTAAACACATgtcatattcttttaaaatgtttgataacaaaaaagttgtattatctggaggccatgATCTGTGCTGGAATCTGGATACTATCTAGAGCGAAGTTTTTCTTCTTTCCCAAGAAGTGCAGAGTGGCGCTTAAAGCCAGGGgtatttccgatcggtactttcatGACCTCAGTTTATGTCCCCAATTGTCCCAACTTTTTCGACGTTAGATCATGTTGAATGATTGGGCACATGATCTGAGGTGGAAATGCCCTTGGCCATCAAATTATGCTTTGATGGTGCTACCCCGCACTTCTGGCATAAAAAGAAAAGCACCCTTAGAGATAGTACATAAATTGATGCTGAGATGACGTGAGCgctgttaaatttaactttttatatttgtaatacatacatacatatttgcCTACCTATATAGTCTAATAACAAATAgcagatagggacagagtggtctCCTCACTGACACCGCTTCCTGTTGGgagacagaaaacaagaaccgataatcataattacatgtaattttcacattaAGTCAATTAAAGTCTTTctaataaatgtagttttttagttTCATGGAAAGaaaaacccttcaaaaaaatCGTGGCCTATAGAAAATGCCAAATTATAATGCATTATTGTGCTTAAATCAAATCTTCATACCGGCTTTTAAAATTGACTAtccactgtattatttttaattttcgttatataaatacagaataagCTATTATGTTAAAAAGTCACATGTTAATTcctcatataattgtactcagaatatttacacatatatttattttgttatttgtttgttgtcatcatggttacgcGTAAGaccaatataacaatatttgctCACACTCAGGCAAATCCCAGAAAGTGATatgcactatcattgaactcTGTATTGGTTTTTTAGAAACGAAGCCTCACGCAAAATTTCTAGTCTGCAAGgaagtttgttttcgagatatcttgctaaCAGACAGACACATAGCTAAGCAGAAATACAGAAGAGACTTTTTTGTGCCTCTTGTGTGATAGACTGTGTTAACGGTCAGCCTGAAAATATATTTGACCAATGATTTATTTCCTTCTAAATGAAACTAATGTATTAAATCACTATTAAACATTTTCGGTACAGTCTAAAtggtattatgtattttttttaaatttagttttaatacagtTGTAATGAAATTGTTTCATCTATTTGTGGATTACATAGTTGTGCTTTTGTGTTTACAGAGCATAGGGATTTCCCtaaatatgattatataatgTGTGAGGGCATTTTATTTCATTGAGGTAAGCAAGTATTATTTTGAACCTAAGTTCACATAATTTTGATAGAGGAATATACCCTGGATGAGTTACCAACCCCAGAGGTGCTTTTCTTGATGGGAGAAATATAGTAGTTATAAGAAACTGCAATAACTTTGTACTGTGTGGAGActaaaaatttctaattaaatgtaGAATCTGCACAGAGAGAGGGCTAAAGGCGATAAAAAATCTGGATTAAATTTAACTCTAACTCTGGAGACAACAATATTTAACTTTCCTTGCCTGAGTGAATAGGTAGAAAATTTCAAGAGTAGGCTAattgggttttatttttatatctaccGTACTTACAATTCTGTAAATTACGTACACATGCTTTaggatttgttattaaaatatgaaaatagtgCACTTTATGAATATCTGCTGCTGAAGAAAGATTATTCCTGCATTATTATGAGAGACATacttaatgatttaattttgatGAATGAACTGGCAGAGAGTATAGTATTAAATGATATGTAAGATATCAACCAGATATAAACTCTTTAATTGTTCAGTTTGTGGTATACAAAAAATAAGATCTATTCTGTGAAGATTGTTGATCTTGATTATTTGAAAGAACAAATCCAAACTAAATTATGACTTATGGGACCACCCTGTGTATTTTATGCACAAAGTTTTACAAGACAAATAtacgaaatatttatttgttctgtTTTAGTGTGAGAGGTATGTCTGCATTGGACGAAAGTCTTCTCAGTCTGGAAAAACTGGATCGCACATCACCAGAACTGTGGCCCGAGCAAAGTAAGCTCATACTTCTCTAATggaatatttctttacattttataattttgaaataagattaataatatatGCTCTTTATCTTAACTGGGTGCAATAATGAACTATTATGGTTCCCCTTCCAAATCTGTAATCCAATTCatgacaattttcaatttttatattatgaaagtcagtttctaatcaatatttaaattatgtaacgaGAATTGATTAATATGAAGCTTTCAGTTAATCTGTCTGTTACAGACATATCAACctgtgaaaaattgtttttgaaaaattggaaTTCTGTTTGAATAAAGATTATTGAACCAACACACTACTAATATTGTGGTAGTTGATAGTACACAGCGCTACAATTTGAATTTgtcttcatattattttaattttcttttaatacacatAGTATGTTTAAACAGGCCTGAATCTTAACACTAAAAATGCATTCAGTAACTAGTGATTAGAAATTGCAATTGTTCCAAAACTATACTTTTATGGATTTGCATACTCAGtgatttattttggttttgttaatCATTACTTTTGGCATAAAACACTgccattttcaaaaattttaagtttactatttttaatgtagttatctatacattttttacatcttCTGTAGTTTTTGAAACAAGCAAATTAACACACACAAATTTTACAATCCTAAGTTCTGCATTTATGATAACAATGGtggaatatttttactttttatgaggTGGACAATCTGCAGCAAAATTTTAACCTATCACAAATCAGTGCAATTGATGGATTCttaagtttttgtattaaacttgAAAACATCCCGAACATATGAGAATTTAGGAATGTTTGGGATACCAGGGATTTATCTGAATTCCTGATAATGGTAAAAAATGGCAGCTAAAACAAAGAAAATCTTTTTTgcatatgtataattatttatatttttgtattgcagCATTAGCCTATTACTGATTGTTAAACATCTGTGtgattcaaactaaaataaaccaCACTAAAACAGAATATTGCATACAAATTCTTGTAAATGCTGTTTTTACAATagttattatactaattttacaaaaagttgAGAAAAGGTTATGTGTTGTGCATGGGCCATTGATTTTGATAACATTGCATAATCAGTGAACCGTTTAGTTTTTCTCCTCAGTTGTTCTTCAACCTCCAAGCAAAACATCAATGAATAACTGCAAGAATTTGTTGAAGGGTAGTGTTATCAGTTCTCCATTGTACTGCTCACCAGATAAACCATTATCAGTAACAAAGGTAGAACTTGAAACTGGAGTTTCCTAAAGTAGTCTTCAATgcagatatatattttatacatatatatatctttatttatatatatatatatatatatatatatatatatatatatatatatatatatatacaggggtgacaattaagtctggaacctcttttttaatttttgaaccacaatagaaacaaatatcaaagttcacacgtgcttactggtgatagtaaatcacacatctgcccaattaccgaccagataatccctttgggggacggttcacaaggagtcagacaaaattcttaaatagcagcataggtcaagtttggtatcaaattaaaggtcttacttagcagagtacaatgccgcaaactggacttcaaaaggtggattcattcagtagttatagctatttgaatgttaaaacaattgaacaatgtaaattattaagtattacaagtaaacaccaatttttaagtacctgtgatcaaagtaagtgttcaaaatgttcccttCCCATCGTCTGGCattgtcctaggcggttgtaaaagccatccactgcattttgaaggtagtcacgaggaatatcttgagcttcttggactatgataTTTCTTAAGTGTGcaaaatctcgaggcttagtacgataaactttatctttgaggtatccccaaagaaaaaaatccatcggagataaatcaggggaatgagcaggccactctactgcaccacatcttccaatccatctgtgaaggaatattgtatccaagtattctctaacaagaaGAGCAACGTGTGGTGgtgcaccatcttgttggaaataaattctttgaaattgtcaaCCAAGAGCAGCTTGCAGGAATAATTcaagtgcaggaattatctcattttggaggaTTGCTAGacacgagtcaccatttaaattaccattgataaataatgggcccataatttgatttcctataatacctgcccaaacgttaagtttctgtggatgctgtgtatgactcaatctgccactttcacattctaacagtagttgtgttattggtaataattattgattcctggctttgattactacattgtcagatgatgggaggggaacattttgaacacttactttgatcacaggtacttaaaaattggtgtttacttgtaatacttaataatttacattgttcaattgttttaaaattcaaatagctataactactgaatgaatccaccttttgaagtccggtttgcggcattgtactctgctaagtatgacctttaatttgataccaaacttgacctatgctgctatttaagaattttgtctgactccttgtggaccgtcccccaaagggattatccggtcggtaattgggcagatgtgtgcattactatcaccagtaagcatgtgtgaactttggtatttctttctattgtggttcaaaaattaaaaaagaggttccagacttaattgtcaccctgtatatatatataaatgtattttgatagATGTTATTTCATTAGACGTCAGAGTTTAGATTTTCACCAAGTGTTTTGGTTTCGGAATGATCAGTGAAAAAATAAGCAAACACCAACAGCAAACCAAACATATATGAACAACATACATTTATCATACCTCTGTGTATAACACTTTATAAtcatgcaattattttgtgaatttcAAAATAGCTATTAATAGTAAAGAAAACTGTATCTCTTAagaattcttatttattaatataatataaatcgtATAATACTTCCTTCCACCTGTAGCTTAGCTATAATGAAAATTACAGTCATGGATTTAAGATATATTAATTTGGAACATCTGTTAGGCCTGAGATAAGAAAACAAAGTAGCATTATAAACCTCCTGAGGACTGCAGTATGTGCAGGAAGGCTGATATATATTTGATACTTAGGTGATTTTTTAGTTCCCCTATCATTATGCATTACAAGCatgatcaaataaatatttaaagaacaaataatttggataaaaaaatatatatgttaatatgttgtaataactaataaaaagaaaatcaagATTATTTTTCTGGCAGaaattttccagtaaaataaaaacattctctattagtattaaatgctattttaaaacagaaaaactgAAGCTTAAAAGATACTAACTTTTAGATTTCTCTCAACTACATTAGAGCCATGTACTTAATGTTTTAGTGTTTAACTTTTATAGTTCCAGGGGTGTCAGAATACATGTACCTAAATACTACGGCACAGAACAACTTGCCACAACCATGGGCACGCCCACTAGATCAAGAAGATGTAAACCTCCTGACCTGTAAGTTACATGAAACTTTATTGGGTCATCCATCATTAGGAAAGCCTTATCActagaggggctggaaaaatgtcatttctttctgtctgtctctacaatatctcaaaaacatctatagacttaaaattttacttgaacTTAATTTTCATTGGAGAAACCTGAGTTCGATGATGGGGCATGTCGCTCGTCGCTCCATAGGATTTGGTTTagcgttagtaaatattattacattgttcttatgggtaaccagaTGGCATTAAGAAAATAGCaaggtaaattaatttgtaaacaaactgagtactcTCAGcttttaacatgttatataaattaataacacatgtAGGCAAACTATTCCAATACATAATATATCactttatggtgacttggtgtgtagacttttattatttaaacactgatattaaacctttaatgaacagaaatgtgaatgtatcatgtggtaacatatcttgagaaagatttcatctgtagactttaaatattgcatgaaactccatttttacattgacaagaatgaggtctttgatggtgcatgtccaatcatggaatttggcagAGCATagttgaagtctatcactcagtaggtggacacaatttctcttttgtttaccAGAGgacgtaaacatttattttccctATGAATGGCTGTTGTTCTATCAGTCAATGATTAAATGATCtaccaaattaatattttgcattgaacctcagtgaagcctgttacatgaGACTTGGTGCAGTGTACCTTGTGCatgctataatttatttcatgtgcCTGCTCGATATTAGTAAcaatagcatttaaaattatagatgaaacttaaaatattaaagctaaacatatgttttaattgatgttaataaataatactaattattcttaaatattctaactagTCAATGTGAGGGATATTTGGAAAGTAAATAAAGAACAAGAGAAAAATATTGTGACAAAAATTCATGTTCAGAGTAAATGCGTAAGTAATAAAACCTTTTCACACAAATGCGCCAAATGCACATGGAATTCATGGCTACTTCTCTCAAGGGTTCTGCCAGAAGCCGAGATTTTTCCGAAGGAACTGCCAATGGTGGGGAGCTGCCAGAGGCTGGGACCTGCTAAAGGTCAGAAGGTTCTGGAGGCTGAGAGGTGTAAGAGGCCGGGTTTGACAGAGGAATAGATTTACTGAACGCTGGGACATGAAGGTTCTAGAGTCTGAGAGCTCTCACAAACTTGAGAGATTCCAGAAGCCAGGGCCTGCTAAAGGCTGGGACCTGCAAGAGGTCAGGAGCTTGTAGAAGCTGAGAGCTCTCGGAGTCAGAGAAGTCCCAAAATATGAGAAGGCGAAAACTCTCTGAAGACTGGAGCTTAGAGTGTTTCAgagtaattttaatgtacattctTGTGGCATTTACTGCACTTGAGGCGTAAGTTTCAATTCCACCAGGGGGGCCATTCCACACCAAGTCATCCAGGGGGTACGACACCAGCCACCCGTCACatagattttaatgaaatttatgtatacataattGTAGGCATTTATATAGgcataaaatccaaaatttcagttTGGTTCTGACAAATGGTTTCCAGGACataatgtatttttagaaaatttattagcTAAGATTCAGTATTCCTGAGAAACCCATTTTGTTTGCCAGCAAGTGAGAGCGTACACGTATTCTCGTATATTTCCTATGTGGAAAAATGGGACAATTTTTTAAAGCTACAGGCTTCAAATGTTTACTCATATGTACAAAACTTAATGCAGaatcaaaatataactaattaaaatgagATATTGTTAACTACAATCATCGCCATAAAAATAATTCCGAAACACCAATAATTGGATTTTTCTGAAATTGGAACATCAAGTTATACAAAAAGTTTTGTAGCAAAGATGCTCTCTCTCCCACCTACCcctattaaaagaaataatcacAGGAaagagtataaatattaaattatacttcaaatggtaataataatatgagtggGGCTTTTGTGTATTACCAATTTTTATTACAcgtcaaaagtaaaaaataaaaatatttactctatataaacaacacaaaaaatagccaaaaattaaaaataccttatgaaaaattgttttgaaagagtgccatttttacataaaattaaaaatatgttaaatcaaatGTCTTGTTGGCAGGAATAATGTCCacagttaagttttaaaacaattaagtcgACTTAAAATGATTACAACAACTTATATTCAGGTACTTACTTGATAATATTTCAACAGGTATAGGGTAGACAttatcaatgttaaaaaaaaaataaaaatcatttatactgaATTGATTTATGTTGGTCCGATCAAAACTACA
This Homalodisca vitripennis isolate AUS2020 chromosome 3, UT_GWSS_2.1, whole genome shotgun sequence DNA region includes the following protein-coding sequences:
- the LOC124357319 gene encoding protein lin-52 homolog isoform X1, coding for MSALDESLLSLEKLDRTSPELWPEQIPGVSEYMYLNTTAQNNLPQPWARPLDQEDVNLLTYYGTLSVTTLIAEVKRLHDIAYRLGLEEAKEMTRGKYLNILEKRKRR
- the LOC124357319 gene encoding protein lin-52 homolog isoform X2 gives rise to the protein MSALDESLLSLEKLDRTSPELWPEQRVSEYMYLNTTAQNNLPQPWARPLDQEDVNLLTYYGTLSVTTLIAEVKRLHDIAYRLGLEEAKEMTRGKYLNILEKRKRR